The following are from one region of the Nicotiana tabacum cultivar K326 chromosome 3, ASM71507v2, whole genome shotgun sequence genome:
- the LOC107772563 gene encoding casein kinase 1-like protein 10: MDHVVGGKFKLGRKIGSGSFGELYLGVNIQNGEEVAIKLESVKTKHPQLHYESKIYMLLQGGTGIPNLKWFGVEGEYNVMVIDLLGPSLEDLFNYCNRKFSLKTVLMLADQLINRVEYMHSRGFLHRDIKPDNFLMGLGRKANQVYAIDFGLAKKYRDLQTHKHIPYRENKNLTGTARYASVNTHLGVEQSRRDDLESLGYVLMYFLRGSLPWQGLKAGTKKQKYDKISEKKMLTPIEVLCKSYPSEFISYFHYCRSLRFEDKPDYSYLKRLFRDLFIREGYQFDYVFDWTILKYPQIGASSRGRAPGGSAGLNAGPSAERPGRTVGQDIRDKFSGAVEAFSRRNASGTGRHGEHSRHKTSEDMTSSKDVQPDSERGRTSRNGSSSKRAAISSSRPSSSGDPTITDSRSSRLVASNGRVSTTQRTHPGIEPKPSPFSRKGTRDDPLRSFEFLSIRK; the protein is encoded by the exons ATGGATCATGTTGTGGGCGGAAAGTTTAAGCTTGGGAGGAAGATTGGTAGTGGCTCTTTTGGTGAGCTTTATTTAG GTGTGAATATACAGAATGGAGAAGAAGTTGCCATTAAGCTG GAATCTGTCAAGACGAAGCACCCTCAACTTCATTATGAATCAAAAATATATATGCTTCTCCAAGGAGGAA CCGGGATTCCCAACCTCAAATGGTTTGGAGTTGAGGGCGAGTACAATGTAATGGTTATTGACCTTCTTGGACCGAGTTTGGAAGACCTCTTCAACTATTGCAATAGGAAGTTCTCTTTGAAAACAGTTTTAATGCTTGCGGATCAACTA ATTAATAGAGTTGAGTATATGCACTCAAGAGGATTTCTTCACCGCGACATAAAGCCAGACAACTTTTTAATGGGACTAGGTCGCAAAGCAAATCAG GTTTACGCGATCGACTTTGGGCTTGCCAAAAAGTATAGGGACCTACAGACTCACAAGCATATACCATACAG AGAAAACAAGAATCTGACCGGCACAGCTCGTTATGCCAGTGTCAACACGCACCTTGGAGTTG AGCAAAGCAGAAGAGATGATTTAGAATCTCTGGGCTACGTGCTTATGTATTTTCTTAGAGGAAG CCTTCCATGGCAAGGACTGAAAGCTGGTACCAAGAAGCAGAAATACGACAAAATCAGTGAGAAGAAGATGTTAACTCCAATAGAG GTGTTATGCAAATCCTATCCATCAGAATTTATATCATACTTCCACTATTGCCGGTCATTACGATTTGAAGATAAACCTGACTATTCATATTTGAAGAGGCTTTTCAGAGACTTGTTTATCCGTGAAG GTTATCAATTTGACTATGTTTTTGATTGGACCATTTTGAAGTATCCTCAGATCGGTGCCAGTTCTAGAGGACGA GCTCCTGGTGGAAGTGCCGGACTAAACGCTGGGCCATCTGCTGAAAGACCAGGAAGGACAG TTGGACAAGATATTCGAGACAAGTTTTCTGGTGCTGTTGAAGCATTTTCGAGAAGGAATGCTTCGGGTACAGGAAGGCATGGGGAACATTCCAGACACAAGACTTCAGAGGATATGACTTCATCTAAAGATGTG CAACCTGATTCAGAAAGAGGCCGTACCTCGAGAAATGGAAGCTCTTCAAAAAGGGCTGCCATTTCTAGCAGCAGACCGAGCTCTTCTGGTGATCCCACCATCACTGATAGTCGCTCGAGCAGACTAGTGGCAAGCAATGGCCGCGTGTCTACCACACAAAGAACTCATCCTGGCATCGAACCAAAACCATCACCATTCTCACGTAAGGGGACACGTGATGACCCTCTTCGGAGCTTTGAGTTCCTTTCGATCAGAAAGTAA
- the LOC107773278 gene encoding uncharacterized protein LOC107773278 produces MATEVFEWEIVNDDGFIYKRRKLQQLQVSSSTTSAFAAPVRSNPAVAKLKRKKRVLLRILERFGKDIEELELWEKAVNDLKVKSKIQQQKSSDPQPQQQPRPQPQLQSSSGFSSVDQRLSQAEAKEDLIHNILKRCDVAEALCSAAEERVKQPFFDLPIWAHSPRSLIKSLGEE; encoded by the exons ATGGCTACAGAGGTTTTCGAATGGGAAATCGTAAACGACGATGGCTTTATCTACAAGCGGAGAAAGCTGCAGCAGCTGCAAGTTTCGAGCTCTACCACCTCCGCCTTCGCCGCCCCGGTGCGGTCAAATCCGGCGGTGGCTAAACTGAAAAGGAAGAAACGGGTTCTCTTAAGAATTTTAGAGAGGTTTGGTAAAGATATTGAAGAGTTGGAGCTCTGGGAGAAAGCAGTGAACGACTTGAAAGTAAAGTCGAAAATCCAACAGCAGAAAAGTAGTGATCCGCAGCCGCAGCAGCAGCCGCGGCCACAGCCGCAGCTACAGTCATCGTCGGGTTTCAGCTCAGTTGATCAGCGCCTCTCTCAG GCTGAAGCTAAGGAAGATTTAATTCACAATATATTAAAGCGCTGTGATGTTGCTGAAGCCCTATGCTCTGCAGCAGAAGAAAGGGTAAAACAACCATTTTTTGATCTTCCAATTTGGGCACATTCGCCACGCAGTCTTATAAAATCACTAGGTGAAGAATAA